In the Podospora bellae-mahoneyi strain CBS 112042 chromosome 4, whole genome shotgun sequence genome, one interval contains:
- a CDS encoding hypothetical protein (antiSMASH:Cluster_2; COG:C; COG:H; SMCOG1050:monooxygenase FAD-binding; EggNog:ENOG503P027): protein MARALPPHTWENGFKKPIHASATPWVWKNDEQDDDPHSFVTPPSKELLTSTAHNRVGINVIRTWPTLFDGTNNPHGTPDWWKPSDEVDVLIVGAGPSGLEVALSLARQGVSFRIIDKAPTPLIAGRADGVQPRFLETVATWGLASEIAEEGPLIERTAIYLDGKKLLFNRSHQCDSRYRGLHIITQGQIERIFIRDLARHKSLVERERILSKYTVESQGEYPVRATVKNERTGQEDIVRAKYLVGSDGAASSIRKSLSIPFDGVSTDIYWGIMDCVFETDYPHAWVFGSVISSKHGGCVIIPREDGYIRLYTQLDVSQTGPIAAARQQSDASFAEAGGRVEIETVTPEEVLEQANRIFAPYKLKFAAPLSWFAIWKISERVARSYSSHDNRVHLVGDAAHVHSVMGAFGLNASILDAANLAWKLGLAAKNLADPQALLPTYSLERREHAVRVIEVSGAYLRFVTGSAMPVPNLRNFDALGSSSKASGHQTNGHTNGHTSGHTNGVNGHSSDANGDSKQVHLHVESTSASADSPPRTQEDALNFLAKFFQAHGQFLLGVDCPYATSPIAPQTAPLLSSPAPVKVNNGVRAPNPRLCFSDNQTGYLYDLFEGPPKFHILVFGSSFRGEQVRNNIAKLSSVLSSKTGFWTRYGGQDRFTLTVVVKRMPFEAGDDALLDDLTHKLGAKVVFDDRQPDEDAHTTYGANHTKGGVVVIRPDLWVGVTAFPHEAEKIGGYFDGFLVPV from the exons ATGGCTCGCGCACTTCCACCTCACACCTGGGAAAACGGGTTCAAGAAGCCCATTCACGCATCTGCAACACCGTGGGTCTGGAAGAACGATGAACAGGATGATGATCCTCACTCATTCGTCACGCCGCCATCCAAGGAGCTTCTGACTTCCACGGCACACAACCGGGTCGGAATCAATGTCATTCGAACATGGCCCACTTTGTTTGACGGGACTAACAACCCCCATGGAACGCCTGACTGGTGGAAACCGTCAGACGAGGTCGATGTCCTCATTGTCGGCG CTGGCCCCAGCGGACTAGAGGTGGCACTCAGCCTAGCAAGACAAGGAGTCTCGTTCCGCATCATCG ACAAAGCACCTACCCCCTTGATCGCCGGACGCGCCGATGGTGTCCAACCACGATTTCTGGAGACAGTAGCTACTTGGGGGCTTGCTTCCGAGATTGCCGAGGAAGGACCACTGATTGAACGAACAGCCATCTATCTTGATGGCAAGAAGCTACTGTTCAACCGTTCTCATCAGTGTGATTCGCGCTATCGAGGATTGCATATCATCACACAGGGTCAGATCGAACGAATCTTTATCCGGGATTTGGCCAGGCACAAGTCCTTGGTTGAGCGAGAACGAATCCTGTCCAAGTACACGGTAGAGAGCCAAGGTGAATATCCGGTCAGAGCTACGGTTAAGAATGAGCGGACAGGACAGGAGGACATTGTGCGCGCAAAATACTTGGTTGGAAGCGATGGTGCTGCGAGTTCCATCCGGAAGAGCTTGAGCATTCCGTTTGATGGTGTCAGCACAGATATTTACTGGGGTATTATGGACTGCGTTTTTGAAACTGACTACCCCCACGCCTGGGTATTCGG GTCGGTAATCAGTTCCAAGCATGGAGGCTGTGTTATTATCCCAAGAGAAGATGGGTATATCAG ATTGTACACCCAGCTGGATGTTTCGCAGACCGGGCCCATCGCAGCTGCAAGGCAGCAAAGTGACGCATCATTTGCAGAGGCTGGCGGACGCGTCGAGATTGAGACCGTCACCCCTGAAGAAGTTTTGGAACAAGCCAACAGAATTTTTGCCCCGTACAAGCTGAAGTTTGCAGCACCACTTAGTTGGTTTGCCATCTGGAAGA TCTCTGAGCGAGTGGCTCGTTCTTATTCGTCCCATGACAACCGAGTCCACCTGGTCGGTGATGCAGC TCACGTCCATAGCGTCATGGGTGCATTTGGGCTGAATGCATCCATTCTCGATGCAGCAAACCTCGCATGGAAGCTGGGTCTCGCCGCCAAAAACCTTGCTGATCCACAGGCTCTTCTTCCAACATACAGCCTGGAGCGAAGAGAGCACGCAGTTCGTGTAATTGAGGTTTCGGGAGCATACCTTCGCTTTGTCACCGGTTCAGCCATGCCTGTGCCCAACCTTCGCAACTTTGACGCGCTCGGATCAAGCTCTAAGGCAAGCGGCCACCAAACCAACGGGCACACCAACGGGCACACCAGCGGGCACACCAACGGAGTCAACGGCCACAGCAGTGACGCCAACGGCGACAGCAAGCAAGTCCACCTCCACGTCGAATCTACTTCTGCGTCAGCAGATTCTCCTCCACGAACACAAGAAGATGCCTTGAACTTCCTCGCCAAGTTCTTCCAAGCTCATGGGCAGTTCCTCCTGGGTGTCGATTGCCCTTACGCAACATCTCCCATTGCTCCCCaaaccgcccccctcctctcttcaCCGGCCCcggtcaaggtcaacaacGGCGTCAGGGCGCCCAACCCCCGTCTCTGTTTTTCTGATAACCAGACCGGGTATCTCTACGACCTGTTCGAGGGACCACCGAAATTCCACATCCTGGTCTTCGGCTCCTCATTTAGGGGAGAGCAGGTCCGCAACAACATAGCAAAGTTGTCATCTGTGCTCTCAAGCAAGACTGGTTTCTGGACTCGTTATGGTGGCCAAGACAGGTTTACcttgacggtggtggtgaaacGCATGCCATTTGAGGCGGGCGATGACGCTCTGCTTGATGATCTAACGCATAAGCTTGGAGCAaaggtggtgtttgatgacagGCAACCTGACGAAGATGCGCACACGACATATGGGGCTAACCATACCAAGGGGGGCGTGGTGGTCATCAGACCTGATCTGTGGGTTGGGGTGACTGCGTTTCCGCATGAGGCGGAGAAGATCGGGGGGTACTTTGATGGCTTTCTGGTCCCGGTATAA
- a CDS encoding hypothetical protein (antiSMASH:Cluster_2; SMCOG1042:O-methyltransferase; EggNog:ENOG503NZKP; COG:S) — translation MAITQANIDPTSQTLLQLSSLIQKTINSYISHRQSTIVSSTTEDGLGIPSRPMFDAQRTLLAAAGKLTELVSSPQTRLIEVANQYFEARALHVVADKRIPDILAKREKGVSVTELSQEVGIEARKLSRLLRCLCSIHIFNEIEEDVFANNDISRALVGNEPLRAYIMLFGLDLYTASDHLPRYLSDPEKGPSYAVEVTPWQDAVNTDKPRWDWLEEKAKAGDLKALCENGTNGATSSYPGSFGNTLQEGLASVAASGKTNGEAANTLVARPEHAIFGLAMLGGGRVYGKAHLFDFPWGELGDATVVDVGGGVGSFSMELSRLYPNLNFVVQDRAPVLQQAETEVWPKEHPKALQSGKVKFWPHNMFEPNPVKGADVYWLRYIMHDWSDDYCVQILSAIKPAMGPHSRILICDQVMNTTFGSAEIEPAPAPLPANWGYYTRYSHQRDLAMLSIINGIERKPAEFKDIIERAGLKLRKIWDCRSQVGLVEVVLPDSQLA, via the exons ATGGCGATCACGCAAGCAAACATTGACCCCACCTCTCAAACCCTCTTGCAATTGTCTTCCCTGATTCAGAAGACAATTAATTCTTATATCTCCCATCGCCAGTCCACCATCgtttcctccaccaccgaagATGGTCTTGGTATCCCTTCGCGCCCCATGTTTGATGCTCAACGGACACtcttggcggcggcaggaAAACTCACGGAGCTTGTTTCGAGTCCTCAGACACGTCTGATTGAGGTTGCTAATCAGTACTTCGAGGCACGGGCTCTGCACGTTGTCGCCGACAAGCGCATCCCCGATATCCTGGCCAAGCGCGAGAAAGGCGTTTCCGTCACCGAGTTGAGCCAAGAGGTGGGCATCGAGGCGCGAAAGTTGTCCAGACTCCTTCGCTGTCTCTGCTCCATCCACATTTTCAACGAAATCGAGGAAGATGTTTTTGCCAATAACGACATCTCCCGAGCTCTGGTTGGGAACGAGCCACTCAGGGCTTACATTATGCTCTT TGGCTTGGATTTGTATACTGCTTCCGACCACCTGCCTCGCTATCTTTCGGACCCCGAAAAAGGCCCTTCGTACGCGGTTGAGGTCACCCCGTGGCAGGATGCTGTTAACACCGACAAGCCCCGTTGGGACTGGCTTGAGGAGAAAGCCAAGGCTGGTGATCTCAAAGCCCTCTGTGAGAACGGAACCAACGGTGCCACCAGCTCTTATCCTGGCTCTTTCGGCAACACTCTGCAAGAAGGCCTCGCCTCTGTTGCCGCCAGTGGTAAGACAAATGGTGAAGCAGCCAATACTTTGGTGGCGAGACCAGAGCATGCCATTTTCGGGCTGGCCATGCtgggtggtggcagagtCTATGGCAAAGCTCACCTGTTTG ATTTCCCTTGGGGTGAACTGGGCGACGCCACTGTTGTCGACGTcggcggtggggttg GCTCTTTCAGTATGGAGCTTTCTCGCCTTTACCCGAACCTCAACTTCGTTGTCCAAGACCGCGCTCCAGTCCTCCAGCAAGCCGAAACTGAGGTCTGGCCAAAGGAGCACCCCAAAGCTTTGCAATCGGGCAAGGTCAAGTTCTGGCCTCACAACATGTTTGAGCCCAACCCAGTGAAGGGGGCAGATGTGTACTGGTTGCGGTACATCATGCACGATTGGTCCGATGATTATTGCGTGCAGATCTTGAGTGCTATCAAGCCGGCTATGGGACCGCACAGCCGAATTCTCATCTG CGATCAAGTAATGAATACCACTTTTGGCTCGGCCGAGATCGAACCAGCGCCGGCACCCTTGCCAGCCAACTGGGGGTATTACACACGGTACTCCCACCAGCGCGATTTGGCCATGTTGTCAATCATCAATGGCATCGAGAGAAAGCCAGCTGAGTTCAAGGACATTATCGAGCGCGCTGGTCTCAAACTGCGCAAGATTTGGGATTGTAGAAGCcaggttggtttggttgaggtggtgttgcCTGATTCTCAGCTTGCATAA
- a CDS encoding hypothetical protein (antiSMASH:Cluster_2; EggNog:ENOG503P18E; COG:V; MEROPS:MER0002489), translated as MVKTTSILSLTVVAAFRLPGADGKPCPPLGAVLPPPRRPSKDSVVAEAVKSLEAVFASMTSRYNTSAVSIGVRSIHEDVPLVDLHYTPPIKNKNGTEEVTADTVYRIGSCTKLFTVLSLLQQTKIRWDEPVTRYLPELEENQVYGTEIEAVQWQHVTIGALASHVSGIGRDLAFDLANFPSFPAEKMGLPPLQEKTRARHCSGLGNTTACEEEGERLSGGGMYCEC; from the coding sequence ATGGTCAAAACTACAAGCATTCTGTCTCTTACTGTGGTCGCCGCCTTTCGGCTCCCGGGGGCTGACGGTAAGCCCTGCCCTCCTTTGGGCGCGGTTCTACCCCCCCCAAGGCGACCTAGCAAAGATTCAGTCGTCGCGGAAGCCGTCAAGAGTCTTGAAGCTGTATTCGCGAGCATGACATCCCGTTACAACACATCAGCTGTCTCCATCGGTGTTCGATCAATTCACGAAGATGTTCCGTTGGTCGACCTTCATTACACACCTCcgatcaagaacaagaatgGCACAGAGGAGGTTACGGCTGACACTGTCTATCGTATTGGCAGTTGTACCAAGCTCTTCACTGTCCTTTCTCTGCTCCAGCAGACCAAGATCCGGTGGGACGAACCCGTTACGAGATACCTTCCCGAGCTTGAAGAGAATCAAGTCTATGGAACAGAGATTGAGGCAGTACAGTGGCAACATGTTACTATTGGTGCATTAGCATCTCATGTTTCGGGAATTGGAAGGGACCTTGCTTTTGATCTGGCAAActttccttcctttccaGCTGAGAAGATGGGGCTTCCGCCATTACAAGAGAAAACGAGAGCGCGGCACTGCTCTGGGCTGGGGAACACGACAGCctgtgaagaagagggtgagaggctttctggtggtgggatgtaTTGCGAGTGCTAA
- a CDS encoding hypothetical protein (antiSMASH:Cluster_2; EggNog:ENOG503P18E; COG:V), giving the protein MYSSTRDMLSFGAAILSNRLLSPLATRKWLSPTTFTSSRGHVLGAPWEIQRADRLVPDGRVVDIYTKAGDLGLYHTMFALVPDYDIVVNVMTAGKEVTDEFFVQSHVISQTLKAIIPALDAVTKQEAKKNLAGIYQDKESDSMVELEVDDGPGLAIKEWTVKGFNVLGNFTFYNIAASGRTLPGIARLYPSSLKAGSQKSWRMVFDQVDDERGEPFDEEAVYPDARCVNWGTMDRFTYDFAGLEEFVMTVGKDGAAKSLSPVGFGVSLAKQWYM; this is encoded by the coding sequence ATGTACTCTTCCACCCGCGACATGCTGTCGTTCGGTGCGGCGATCCTCTCCAACAGACTCTTGTCCCCCCTCGCCACGCGAAAGTGGCTGTCTCCAACCACCTTCACATCCTCTCGCGGCCATGTGCTGGGAGCGCCATGGGAAATCCAGCGTGCAGACCGACTCGTGCCAGATGGAAGAGTTGTAGACATCTATACCAAGGCTGGTGATCTTGGACTATACCACACCATGTTCGCTCTTGTTCCAGACTACGATATTGTCGTCAACGTTATGACTGCTGGCAAAGAGGTCACCGATGAATTCTTTGTTCAGTCACATGTCATCTCACAGACGCTGAAGGCAATTATCCCGGCACTAGACGCGGTCACAAAGCAAGAGGCTAAGAAAAACCTTGCGGGTATCTACCAGGACAAGGAGAGCGATTCTATGGTGGAGTTGGAAGTCGATGATGGTCCAGGTCTGGCGATCAAAGAGTGGACGGTGAAGGGCTTCAATGTATTGGGAAACTTTACTTTCTACAATATTGCCGCCAGTGGGAGAACGCTGCCTGGGATCGCGAGGTTGTATCCTTCGAGTCTCAAGGCGGGTAGCCAAAAGTCGTGGAGAATGGTGTTTGATCAGGTAGATGATGAGAGAGGTGAGCCCTTTGATGAGGAAGCTGTCTACCCTGACGCCCGGTGCGTGAATTGGGGTACCATGGATAGGTTTACTTATGACTTTgcggggttggaggaatTTGTCATGACGGTTGGGAAAGATGGTGCGGCAAAATCGCTGAGTCCGGTGGGCTTCGGGGTTTCACTCGCCAAACAGTGGTACATGTAA
- a CDS encoding hypothetical protein (antiSMASH:Cluster_2), with protein MRPNTFLLLAWALPLALAVPAPLPVEDRSALEQQNAYLEHLEQRAPNEEGATIEERALLEERCGGGGCGGCTGSGCGGVQVAAVPEVIQSSPCTTCGEVVVPGPPGPPGPPGPPGMPGGPGPVGPPGGPGPVGPPGLPGGPGPVGPPGLPGGPGPVGPPGLPGAPGPVGPPGGPGIPGPPGPVGAPGVGVVGPPGPPGPIGPTAIPYLSYGLGYPGGYGYGGFGVRGIGYPGYGYGGYGGYGFGVRGIGGYGGYGGYGGYGGYGGYGGGFGARGFGGRP; from the coding sequence ATGAGACCCAATACATTCCTCCTTTTAGCATGGGCTCTCCCTCTGGCCCTGGCGGTCCCAGCACCACTTCCTGTTGAGGATCGTTCTGCCTTGGAACAACAAAACGCTTATCTGGAACATCTGGAACAACGCGCTCCTAATGAGGAGGGAGCTACTATAGAAGAGCGGGCTCTTCTCGAAGAACgatgcggtggtggcggatgTGGTGGCTGCACAGGTAGCGGGTGCGGTGGTGTCCAAGTCGCCGCCGTTCCAGAAGTTATTCAGAGCAGTCCGTGCACCACGtgtggggaggttgtcgtTCCTGGACCACCAGGACCACCAGGACCACCAGGACCTCCTGGAATGCCTGGCGGTCCCGGTCCAGTAGGTCCTCCGGGCGGTCCCGGTCCAGTAGGTCCTCCTGGCCTTCCTGGCGGTCCCGGTCCCGTCGGTCCTCCCGGTCTCCCTGGCGGTCCCGGTCCGGTCGGTCCTCCTGGTCTACCTGGTGCTCCTGGTCCTGTTGGTCCTCCCGGCGGTCCTGGCATCCCTGGACCCCCTGGGCCAGTGGGCGCTCCCGGGGTGGGCGTCGTCGGACCCCCGGGACCCCCGGGACCTATTGGACCAACCGCTATCCCTTACCTCAGCTATGGACTTGGGTATCCTGGAGGATATGGATATGGCGGATTTGGCGTCCGGGGAATCGGGTACCCTGGATATGGCTATGGTGGTTATGGAGGATATGGGTTTGGAGTGCGTGGCATTGGGGGATATGGAGGATATGGCGGTTATGGAGGATACGGAGGGTATGGAGGATATGGCGGGGGTTTTGGCGCCCGTGGATTTGGAGGTCGTCCgtga
- a CDS encoding hypothetical protein (antiSMASH:Cluster_1; EggNog:ENOG503NUT8) — protein sequence MLTPKKTLAVMAIFAAIAAAKELPVNLELKAELYDSGIRHEQIMALKNRVWSEFEAQGAYDSRQYKKFSVKKASDFYACTNGFATYIPNDSRYRFRCKELDLYDFKTHAELGSTQGRGAGSWGWTSPDGREFVAIAQLDGTSFAEVTKQGKLVYLGRLPQYTTAEPSLWREIKGYKSYIVIGSEAEKHGVQIFDLAKLLTVDPASPVVFSNQKDLAGWWGDALPIGRSHNVLTNEELNYGVAVGFQPRNSTYKAGLLFFDLTDPANPTTLGGSGADGYVHDAQCLVYRGPDEKHVGKDICYGYNEDALTIYDVTDKKNITIISTTSYEGASYTHQGWVLDTQWQQYIIADDEYDEVDARGPAREGYPVSYIWDISSLEKPKQTGHYKHLRKGIDHNQFVRDGFSYQSNYALGISVLDLRSVPRDPTGKGIKEVAYFDTYPEDDHLPGGGNVTFTGTWSHYPFLPSGFIVINTMDRGAFVVKKSKGAAW from the exons ATGCTGACACCAAAGAAGACACTTGCTGTCATGGCAATCTTTGCTGCCATCGCGGCAGCGAAGGAGCTTCCGGTGAATCTGGAGCTCAAGGCCGAGCTCTATGACAGTGGTATCCGCCACGAGCAAATCATGGCTCTCAAAAAT CGTGTCTGGAGTGAGTTCGAAGCCCAAGGTGCCTACGACTCCCGCCAATACAAAAAGTTTTCCGTCAAAAAGGCCAGCGACTTCTACGCCTGCACCAACGGCTTTGCGACCTACATCCCCAACGACTCACGTTACAGGTTCAGGTGCAAAGAGCTCGACTTATACGACTTCAAGACCCATGCCGAGCTAGGGAGCACTCAAGGTAGGGGGGCCGGATCATGGGGTTGGACCTCCCCTGACGGAAGAGAATTCGTCGCCATTGCCCAGCTGGACGGGACCTCGTTTGCCGAGGTGACCAAGCAAGGCAAGCTGGTGTACCTTGGTCGTCTCCCACAATACACCACTGCTGAACCGTCTTTGTGGAGAGAAATCAAGGGGTACAAGAGTTACATTGTTATTGGTAGCGAGGCGGAGAAACACGGAGTCCAGATATTCGACTTGGCCAAGTTGCTGACCGTTGACCCGGCGAGTCCCGTGGTCTTCTCCAACCAGAAGGACCTGgcaggatggtggggagatGCCTTGCCTATTGGGCGATCGCATAATGTCTTGACCAACGAGGAGCTGAACTACGGTGTGGCTGTGGGATTCCAGCCCAGGAACTCGACATACAAGGcagggttgttgttcttcGACCTGACGGACCCTGCAAACCCAACCACACTTGGTGGGTCTGGTGCGGACGGCTATGTGCACGATGCCCAGTGCTTGGTGTATCGTGGTCCGGATGAGAAGCATGTTGGCAAAGATATCTGCTATGGGTATAATGAGGATGCGTTGACGAT CTACGACGTAACCGACAAGAagaacatcaccatcatatccaccacctcctaCGAAGGCGCCAGCTATACCCACCAGGGATGGGTTTTGGACACCCAGTGGCAACAATATATCATTGCTGACGATGAATACGACGAAGTCGACGCACGCGGTCCTGCACGTGAAGGCTACCCCGTCTCGTACATCTGGGACATCAGCTCGCTCGAGAAACCGAAGCAGACGGGACACTACAAGCATCTGAGAAAGGGAATCGACCATAACCAGTTTGTCAGAGATGGCTTCTCGTACCAGAGCAATTACGCCCTTGGCATCAGCGTGCTGGATTTAAGGTCTGTGCCAAGAGATCCCACCGGAAAAGGAATCAAGGAGGTGGCATATTTTGACACATACCCGGAGGACGATCACCTTCCCGGTGGTGGAAATGTCACATTCACTGGCACCTGGAGCCACTACCCGTTCTTGCCTAGCGGGTTCAttgtcatcaacaccatggaCCGTGGTGCATTTGTAGTGAAGAAGTCCAAGGGAGCGGCGTGGTAA
- a CDS encoding hypothetical protein (antiSMASH:Cluster_1; COG:E; EggNog:ENOG503NVU6): protein MSVNRTASVSSAGNHRSTSSSSAKSNREHLLPEADVQAQVVAEHLPAGFTAEFDATLPAPKSKPALATTSRSNSTASTTKNHSTAAESSLKLQGGDIHRELFRLAASEGGPGGTSQIRSGSVHRRANTFHNPREYRRSLAAEEGLSVGDQLAPGGFRRAYLLQKRRNGKPNDFYAARMPITRNFVEFLNLYGHFAGEDLEDSDEEAVESESEDEDGERRPLLTTTRERQRQREREEEAEGREGAGMTKTFFTLLKAFVGTGIMFLPKAFSNGGLLFSSLAMVGVSAISMWAFHLLLELKERYRGGYGEIGYAVAGGRMRGLILASIALSQLGFVCAGIVFVAENLLTFFEAVMKDSRSFTTAGLIALQLVILVPLSWIRNISKLGPAALLADACILVGVTYIYWHDITSLVDMGGMDKGVVMFNPDRYTMMIGSAIFTFEGIGLILPIQSSMARPEKFEWLLGVVMLIITIVFTSVGALCYATFGLDTQIEIINNFPQDSKLVNAIQFLYSVAILVGTPVQLFPALRILETKIFGRKSGKKSLKTKWIKNGFRFAMVCLCGVISMLGTGNLDKFVALIGSAACVPLVYVYPAWLHYKGAAETKAAKLGDLAMVVLGLVGMVYTTVVTIINSFM, encoded by the coding sequence ATGTCCGTAAACCGTACCGCTTCTGTCTCCTCGGCCGGCAATCACCGCTcgacatcgtcctcgtcggcaAAGTCCAACAGAGAGCACCTTCTCCCCGAGGCCGATGTGCAAGCCCAGGTCGTGGCAGAGCATCTGCCGGCCGGCTTCACTGCCGAATTCGACGCTACCCTCCCCGCGCCCAAGTCCAAACCGGCCTTGGCCACCACCTCTCGCTCCAacagcaccgccagcacgACAAAAAACCACTCGACCGCCGCCGAAtcctccctcaaactccaAGGCGGCGACATCCACCGTGAGCTTTTCCGCCTCGCCGCATCCGAAGGCGGTCCCGGTGGTACCTCTCAGATCAGATCCGGCTCGGTACACCGGCGCGCAAACACTTTTCACAACCCGCGAGAATACCGCcgctccctcgccgccgaggaaggCCTCAGCGTGGGCGACCAGTTAGCGCCGGGTGGGTTCCGCCGGGCCTATCTCCtccagaaaagaagaaatggCAAACCAAATGACTTCTATGCTGCCCGAATGCCGATCACGCGAAACTTTGTCGAGTTTTTGAATTTGTACGGGCACTTTGCGGGCGAGGACTTGGAGGACAGCGACGAAGAGGCGGTGGAGTCCGAGTcggaagatgaagatggggagaggaggccgCTTTTGACAACGACGAGGGAGCGGCAAAGGCAACgtgaaagagaagaggaggcagaagggagggagggagccGGCATGACCAAGACTTTTTTTACACTGCTCAAGGCGTTTGTCGGGACGGGGATCATGTTCTTGCCCAAGGCCTTTAGCAATGGTGGCTTGCTATTTAGCAGCTTGGCCATGGTGGGTGTGTCGGCGATTTCGATGTGGGCGTTTCACCTGCTACTggagctgaaggagaggTATAGGGGGGGCTACGGCGAGATTGGGTATGCCGTTGCCGGGGGCAGGATGAGGGGCCTGATTTTGGCGAGTATCGCGCTGAGCCAGTTGGGGTTTGTATGCGCGGGCATTGTGTTTGTGGCGGAGAATTTGTTGACATTCTTCGAGGCGGTGATGAAGGATAGTCGGAGCTTCACAACGGCTGGACTAATCGCGCTGCAGTTGGTGATTCTGGTACCTTTGAGTTGGATCAGGAATATTTCCAAACTGGGACCTGCGGCATTGCTGGCGGACGCGTGTATCCTGGTTGGGGTTACCTACATTTATTGGCATGATATCACGAGTTTGGTGGATATGGGAGGGATGGACAAGGGTGTGGTCATGTTCAACCCGGATAGGTACACCATGATGATTGGGTCGGCCATTTTCACATTTGAAGGGATCGGCCTGATTTTGCCCATTCAGTCGAGCATGGCCAGGCCGGAAAAGTTCGAGTGGTTGCTGGGCGTTGTGATGTTGATCATCACTATCGTTTTCACAAGCGTCGGCGCCCTGTGCTATGCCACCTTTGGTCTGGACACTCAGATCGAAATCATCAACAACTTTCCCCAAGATTCAAAGCTTGTCAACGCGATTCAGTTCCTGTACTCGGTTGCCATCCTGGTCGGCACGCCGGTTCAGCTGTTTCCCGCGCTCAGAATCCTCGAAACCAAGATCTTTGGACGCAAGTCAGGCAAGAAGAGTTTGAAGACAAAGTGGATCAAGAATGGGTTCCGCTTCGCCATGGTTTGCCTTTGTGGAGTCATCTCGATGCTGGGAACAGGAAATCTTGACAAGTTTGTCGCCCTTATCGGGAGTGCGGCTTGCGTTCCGCTCGTCTACGTCTACCCAGCCTGGCTTCACTACAAGGGGGCGGCCGAAACCAAGGCTGCCAAACTTGGAGATCTTGCCATGGTGGTACTGGGcttggtggggatggtgtaCACGACGGTTGTGACGATTATTAACAGCTTCATGTAA